The region TCGCCAGCCATTTGCAGCAGCTGCACCAGAATGACCATCAGTGCTACCGAGATAATCATAACTTCCTTCTCATAACGGTAATATCCGTAGCGGATGGCCAGGTCACCCAGACCACCGCCGCCGATCATGCCGGACATCGCGGTATACGAGACAAGGGTCACTACAGTAATTGTTACTCCGGCCAGCAGACCCGGACGAGCCTCCGGAAGCAGCACGCGCATAACGATCTGCCCGGTGGACGCTCCCATGCCCTGCGCCGCTTCAATGATTCCCCGGTCAACCTCCCGCAGTGCCGTCTCCACTAGTCTGGCAAAGAAGGGCGCCGCGCCGATCACCAGTGCCGGGATCGT is a window of Paenibacillus sp. FSL H3-0469 DNA encoding:
- a CDS encoding methionine ABC transporter permease; the encoded protein is MGGLDFSTINWEEMLEATIATLKMIAISGIFTIILGLPLGIVLYLWGKSNNVIIRVVYSVLSFIVNILRSVPFIILMVALIPLSKTIMGTSIGVLGTIPALVIGAAPFFARLVETALREVDRGIIEAAQGMGASTGQIVMRVLLPEARPGLLAGVTITVVTLVSYTAMSGMIGGGGLGDLAIRYGYYRYEKEVMIISVALMVILVQLLQMAGDRLVRHFTRK